One window from the genome of Pelodictyon luteolum DSM 273 encodes:
- a CDS encoding reverse transcriptase domain-containing protein encodes MVAGGTISPLLLAIYSHPLDKAIEQPEKKGRILYRRFMDDFIILAKSRHTFKSAIRTVHCVQSDLKLTLHPVKRFISRTENGFDFLGYQIHPDRRLRPSATSLHLITEHARRLYEHGASIMRLRQYVTRWHRWLLGGLDKLATTKGSGTRYWIFVLKRLDIPKLFRHP; translated from the coding sequence ATGGTAGCCGGCGGAACCATCAGCCCGCTCCTTTTGGCCATCTACAGCCACCCGCTCGACAAGGCCATTGAGCAGCCCGAAAAGAAAGGGCGCATCCTCTACCGGCGGTTCATGGACGACTTCATCATCCTTGCCAAGTCACGCCATACCTTCAAAAGCGCCATCCGGACAGTCCATTGTGTGCAATCCGACCTCAAACTGACCCTGCACCCGGTGAAGCGATTCATCAGCAGAACTGAAAACGGCTTTGACTTCCTCGGTTATCAGATTCACCCCGACCGCAGACTCCGCCCCTCGGCAACGAGCCTGCACCTCATCACGGAACACGCACGCCGGCTTTATGAGCATGGAGCCTCGATCATGAGGCTCCGGCAGTACGTCACCCGTTGGCACCGCTGGCTCCTTGGTGGTCTGGATAAGCTGGCAACCACCAAAGGCAGCGGAACCAGATACTGGATCTTTGTCCTGAAGCGCCTCGACATCCCGAAGCTGTTCCGGCATCCCTAA
- a CDS encoding NHLP leader peptide family RiPP precursor, whose translation MEANEHQQALGKIIAKAWADEGFKQQFIENPAEILNAEGISVPEGMKVSVVEDTAACMHIILPVSPDIEMDGAALNSVAGGGSCCGGSCSSCWDEAQ comes from the coding sequence ATGGAAGCAAACGAACACCAGCAGGCACTGGGCAAGATTATAGCCAAGGCATGGGCGGATGAAGGTTTCAAGCAGCAGTTCATCGAAAACCCTGCAGAGATCCTGAATGCAGAGGGTATCAGTGTGCCGGAAGGTATGAAGGTGAGTGTGGTAGAGGATACTGCGGCCTGCATGCATATCATTCTTCCTGTATCGCCAGACATTGAGATGGATGGGGCTGCGCTAAATAGTGTGGCCGGCGGCGGGTCGTGTTGCGGTGGCAGTTGTTCTTCATGCTGGGATGAAGCACAATAA